The Gloeobacter violaceus PCC 7421 DNA window GTCGCGCGGGCCGCTGCGGGAGGTGTGTTGGTCAGCCAGCCACTGCACCAGACTATCGTCCCAGTGCAATTCGAGCCCCTGCCGACGGTAGCGCGCCGAAAGATCCGCAAGCAGCCGTTCGCGCAGCCAGCGCTGTTGGGCGGCATCGACACCGGCCGCCGCCGCGAAGACCAGATCGCAGCGGCCGACAAAACCGGCCCCCAGCACCGCACTGGCGGATTGGATAACCCCCGGCGACTCCGAGTCCGCGGCGGGCCGCTCCCCAGCGAAGCCGAGGCTGCGTTGGGAGGCGAGCGCCACTTCGGCGGTGATCAGCACGACCGCGTCGCTCAGGTAGGCGCGCTTGCCGTGGGCATCGGTGAAAAAGCCGGATTCGAGCGCCTGGGCCAACACTTCGCGGATCTGGGGGTGGCAGGCGTGGACGTTGTCGCAGCGCAGCACGCACCAGGGCATCTGGGCGAGGCGATGGATGGGCAGGGTGTCGGCATACCCGACGTAGCCCGGCGGGGCCCCCAACAGCATGGAGAGATCCGCGGGGCTGGTGAAACTGCCGAAGTCGATGGCGATCACCCGCTCGGCACTGCCGAAGAGCAACTCGGCCAGGGCGCCGCCGAGCGCTTCGCCCAGGGCGGCGGCCCGGTCGACCAACAGCAGTGCGGCGTTGGGGCGGGCGGGCCGCAGATCGAGGCTGCGCAAAGTCACATTCAGGCGGCCCACCAGCGCCTGAATATCTTCTTCCACCAGCGCCACACGCCCCGGCAGCTCGCGCCTGAGGGCCGTCAGCCTCTCGGCCACAGCGACGGGCATCCCCACCATCCGCCGGGCCACCGCCGTGGCGTCGGAAAGGTCGACCGCGCCCTTGTCGCGGGCGACGGCAAAGGCGACGCACTGCTCCAGCAAATCGATGGCCTTGTCGGGAAAGCGGCGATTGGGCAGAAACTGGGCGGCAAAATCCACCAGCCAGCTTAGCGCCGCCTCCCCCACCTGCACGCCGCGCAATTGACCCAGTTCATGAGCTAGAGCCCTGAGCACCGCGAGGGTCTGCTCGGCGTTCAATTCCTGGATGCGGATGGGCTGAAAGCGCCGCTCAAGGGCGGCGTCCGGTTCGATATAGCGGCGAAATTCGTCGTCGGTGGTGGCGGCGATGCAGGCGATCTCGCCCCGGGCGAGGGCGGGCTTGAGCAGGCTTGCCACATCGTCGGTGCCGGCGCGTCCCCCCGCCCCGACGACCGAGTGCACTTCGTCGATAAATAAGAGCACCCCATCCTGGGACGCTTCTTTGAGCAGCGCCTTGAAGCGGTTTTCCAGTTCGCCGACCACGCTCGTCCCGGCCACCAGCGTCGAAGGCTGCACGGCAAAAAGCCGCGCACCGGCCAGCACCGCCGGCACCTGGGAAGCCACCAGCC harbors:
- a CDS encoding AAA family ATPase, with the protein product MASGEATGGGLLPGAKRLVELAQQKQQLSGQPHLQGAHWLLALLERHGAMVETMVGGLDAASLAGQWQSRLAPGAAETPLESTEVLELARANAEARGQNRISERDMAAVILARCGYRPAETDLLIAIETTAAPPGYRPRARKPTPMLERFGRDLTREAQQGQLSAFVGREEEVQLVIETLCRRTKRNPLLVGPAGVGKTAIVEGLAQRLVASQVPAVLAGARLFAVQPSTLVAGTSVVGELENRFKALLKEASQDGVLLFIDEVHSVVGAGGRAGTDDVASLLKPALARGEIACIAATTDDEFRRYIEPDAALERRFQPIRIQELNAEQTLAVLRALAHELGQLRGVQVGEAALSWLVDFAAQFLPNRRFPDKAIDLLEQCVAFAVARDKGAVDLSDATAVARRMVGMPVAVAERLTALRRELPGRVALVEEDIQALVGRLNVTLRSLDLRPARPNAALLLVDRAAALGEALGGALAELLFGSAERVIAIDFGSFTSPADLSMLLGAPPGYVGYADTLPIHRLAQMPWCVLRCDNVHACHPQIREVLAQALESGFFTDAHGKRAYLSDAVVLITAEVALASQRSLGFAGERPAADSESPGVIQSASAVLGAGFVGRCDLVFAAAAGVDAAQQRWLRERLLADLSARYRRQGLELHWDDSLVQWLADQHTSRSGPRDWERLVDERLSPALIEYLPPGEQVRSLVVRFEAGTIRTNDYQPEDPQRHDGI